The proteins below are encoded in one region of Telopea speciosissima isolate NSW1024214 ecotype Mountain lineage chromosome 10, Tspe_v1, whole genome shotgun sequence:
- the LOC122641350 gene encoding cytochrome P450 71B37-like, which yields MDSFYLLLLLLLLPVLSLWLLKGRNKNAKGLNLPPSPPGLPIIGNLHQVGTLPYRSTEELAKKYGPVMLLRLGFAPTVFVTSPEMAKEVLKNQDAQMCNRVRLEGPRKVSYDFKDIAFTPYGEWWREVRKISNLELLSPKAVQSYLYVREEEIAHLMNSLAEAASTPVDLSEKVFKLTDTMICRIAFGKSYKSRGFDSGRFAQAVHDAMSAMSNFAASDFFPYFGWIIDRLTGHTATINKVFSNLDSFFDIAIEDHLDPNRPKPEREDIIDVLLRLERDQFSRIRITKEHIKGVLKDVFLGAVDTSAITMTWTMTELAKNPKVLNKVQEEIRCYIGSKGKVEESDIENLPYFRAVVKESWRLHPPVPILIARETMADCKLEGYDIPNKMRLHVNIFAVNRDPRYWKNPEEFNPERFMENPLDVKGHSFEFLPFGSGRRICPGMNMGIANVELSLANLLYSFDWQLPKGTTIEDINMEELFPLTLNKKTPLMLVPIPYNWQKT from the exons ATGGATTCCTTTTACCTTCTACTTCTCCTCCTCCTACTCCCTGTTCTCTCTCTGTGGCTtctaaaaggaagaaataagaaTGCCAAGGGACTTAACCTTCCTCCCTCTCCTCCTGGTCTCCCTATCATTGGCAACCTCCATCAAGTGGGCACCTTACCTTACAGATCAACAGAAGAGCTCGCTAAGAAATATGGCCCTGTAATGCTCTTACGCTTGGGTTTTGCTCCAACAGTGTTCGTCACATCACCAGAAATGGCGAAAGAGGTTTTGAAGAACCAAGATGCCCAAATGTGCAACAGGGTTCGTCTCGAAGGACCAAGAAAAGTTTCGTATGATTTCAAAGACATTGCTTTCACTCCCTACGGTGAATGGTGGAGGGAAGTCCGGAAGATTAGCAATCTCGAACTTCTAAGCCCTAAAGCAGTTCAATCTTACCTATATGTGAGGGAAGAAGAGATTGCCCATCTCATGAATTCCCTTGCTGAAGCTGCTTCAACTCCTGTTGATCTCTCTGAAAAGGTTTTTAAACTCACAGACACCATGATTTGCAGGATTGCTTTTGGTAAATCTTATAAATCCAGGGGATTCGATAGTGGTAGGTTTGCACAAGCAGTTCATGATGCCATGTCTGCCATGAGCAATTTTGCCGCTTCGGATTTCTTCCCTTATTTTGGATGGATCATTGATAGACTTACTGGACACACTGCAACGATCAATAAGGTTTTCAGCAATTTGGATTCTTTCTTTGATATTGCAATTGAAGATCATCTCGACCCCAATAGACCCAAACCCGAACGCGAAGACATCATCGATGTCTTGCTTCGATTGGAAAGAGATCAATTCAGTCGCATTCGCATCACCAAAGAACATATTAAGGGAGTTCTAAAG GATGTATTCTTAGGTGCTGTAgatacaagtgctatcaccatGACATGGACCATGACAGAGCTTGCTAAGAACCCTAAAGTGCTGAACAAGGTTCAGGAAGAGATAAGGTGTTACATTGGAAGTAAAGGGAAAGTGGAAGAGAGTGACATAGAAAATCTTCCTTACTTCAGGGCAGTAGTGAAGGAGTCATGGAGATTACATCCACCAGTACCAATTTTAATTGCTAGAGAAACAATGGCTGATTGCAAGCTAGAAGGGTATGACATTCCCAATAAGATGAGACTTCATGTTAACATTTTTGCAGTGAATAGGGATCCAAGGTACTGGAAGAACCCAGAGGAGTTTAACCCAGAGAGGTTTATGGAGAACCCACTTGATGTTAAAGGGCATAGCTTTGAGTTCTTACCATTCGGGTCGGGTCGGAGGATTTGCCCCGGAATGAATATGGGAATTGCAAATGTGGAGCTTAGTCTTGCAAATCTTCTTTACAGCTTTGATTGGCAACTGCCCAAGGGAACAACAATTGAAGACATCAACATGGAAGAGTTGTTCCCTCTTACTCTCAACAAGAAGACACCTCTTATGTTAGTGCCTATACCCTATAACTGGCAGAAGACCTGA